One segment of Clavelina lepadiformis chromosome 2, kaClaLepa1.1, whole genome shotgun sequence DNA contains the following:
- the LOC143445569 gene encoding run domain Beclin-1-interacting and cysteine-rich domain-containing protein-like isoform X6, whose protein sequence is MENVGKQSPHRFEEKLTCFNEFKSVVERIVSQRSCIIWSVHGGLTSVITAADLIFKHGNKSHTGVLGPVVDYWLFVRGLRWLEPTLAPDIDYLSKLPAASPGKPQFNKVKPISRPRVHFTHGQQWLEKSFKDQSLSRQFKVLLSNKSHLSEHYHDWAYLSDNTFASATLVCIRALEQNSSTLLARIPTPLLGRRRTTKQNSNPRLHRAVTSTSDITTTQTPEKIDENLPRSESDPINAAVESRTIPSNGILAERAEVMQSVNPNLSEDPLGNSPVVMGMMTSLPGCVGGNEWVSKDKEELRQKLLSPCKKKLSFDAAEDRKPLFCDSGESDCEPDDLGFLTSDISPDKTSAKTYYVTMESSIPHNLINTFTTRKLSLIPEASNSASEFKDRRSLNLPDIVTSTESARTDYLDVKEKFGENVPQVKVAQKFTHRRSKSEQIKGVKVIDEEADNNLANCDDLNEVANVRIKPSSSLPSLNESPDVCYNDIVPTKAQPKSQSLMSYLRNQDLATCADIDKENAHFDFSDMLIGAIEQMKCKMRDHQTLNKTAGSSMLASRTSTPSLRLPVDETGSSYSHLGDGLMTPRSQFSISESYQSPVGSFLSDPYPQHLAFSAADLPLRTDQTFKSGVDFCDAESTITTMTGRKSVAESFRTAESIAIGLLQTFSDQRHVTEREVDWLISEDDVPQKLLPLPRSTAVDPDQGLDAGIRIRGNQTWAPPRPQIILKAPIKLKVKQAMIKQNFLCAGCGSRVEKSQSSSSEDIFRFFSDLSALILTVTPVRNIIMFSCYTDYMKRFRYCEYTGKYFCTCCHDNKLFIIPAYILHKFDFNKYKVCNFSYDWLNKINCEPLFNINDVNPGLYRKSKVMASIKGLRVQLLSLYKYLQTCHFAKADDNSGNLFEEVQSHFLPHFFEEDPHIYSLDDFMSLKSGQLLDDLKKTVDLASEHVVSCQSCRMKGFICEFCGCEEIIFPHQPSTSTCPLCNACFHKKCYVSSACPRCTRLVKRKQMLQKISEE, encoded by the exons ATGGAAAACGTGGGAAAGCAAAg TCCTCACAGATTTGAGGAAAAACTGACATGTTTTAATGAGTTTAAGTCAGTAGTGGAAAGAATAGTCAGTCAGCGTTCCTGCATTATCTGGTCAGTTCACGGTGGCTTGACTTCAGTTATAACTGCGGCTGATCTCATATTCAAGCACGGAAACAAATCCCATACT GGTGTCTTGGGGCCGGTTGTCGATTATTGGTTATTTGTGCGGGGCTTGCGTTGGTTGGAACCCACTCTTGCCCCAGATATTGATTATCTTTCTAAGTTACCAGCTGCATCCCCTGGCAAACCCCAATTCAACAAAGTAAAACCAATCAG CAGACCCCGAGTGCATTTCACCCATGGGCAGCAATGGTTAGAGAAGTCATTTAAAGACCAAAGTCTCTCTCGCCAGTTTAAAGTTCTGTTGTCAAACAAGAGCCATCTCAGTGAACACTACCATG ATTGGGCTTATTTGTCTGACAACACTTTTGCTTCTGCAACTCTGGTCTGTATTCGGGCGTTGGAACAAAATTCATCTACTTTGCTTGCAAGAATACCGACACCCCTG TTAGGAAGGCGACGCACAACGAAACAGAACAGCAACCCACGTCTTCATCGAGCAGTTACAT CAACATCTGATATtacaacaacacaaacacCTGAAAAGATTGATGAAAACCTACCCAGAAGCGAATCAGACCCAATTAATGCCGCGGTAGAATCTAGAACAATCCCCAGTAATGGGATATTGGCTGAGCGGGCTGAAGTGATGCAAAGCGTGAACCCAAATTTATCCGAAGACCCTCTCGGAAATTCTCCCGTTGTCATGGGGATGATGACATCATTACCAGGGTGTGTAGGAGGAAACGAATGGGTTTCAAAAGACAAAGAAGAACTTCGTCAAAAGTTGCTGTCACCGTGCAAGAAGAAATTATCATTTGATGCTGCGGAAGACAGAAAACCTTTGTTTTGTGACTCGGGTGAGAGCGACTGCGAACCCGATGACCTTGGTTTTCTCACGTCCGACATTTCACCTGACAAGACTTCTGCAAAgacttattacgtcacaatggagTCCAGCATACCTCACAATTTAATCAACACATTTACTACGAGAAAATTATCATTAATTCCGGAGGCTTCGAATTCAGCATCGGAATTTAAAGATCGAAGAAGTTTAAATTTGCCCGACATCGTGACTTCAACTGAATCAGCACGAACCGACTACCTGGATGTAAAGGAGAAGTTTGGTGAAAATG tgccacaggtaaaagttgcacaAAAATTTACTCACAGACGATCAAAATCGGAGCAGATAAAAGGGGTGAAAGTTATTGACG AAGAAGCTGACAATAACTTAGCCAATTGCGATGATTTGAATGAAGTAGCAAATGTTCGCATAAAACCTTCCAGTTCTTTGCCATCTCTCAATGAAAGTCCTGATGTTTGTTACA ATGACATTGTGCCAACAAAGGCGCAGCCAAAATCACAAAGTTTAATGAGTTATTTGAGGAATCAGGATTTGGCCACCTGTGCTGATATTGACAAG GAAAATGCTCATTTCGACTTCAGTGATATGCTCATTGGTGCCATTGAGCAGATGAAATGCAAAATGCGCGACCACCAGACCTTAAACAAGACAGCAGGATCGTCCATGTTGGCTTCGAGAACTTCAACCCCAAGTCTAAGGTTGCCCGTGGACGAAACCGGTTCAAGTTATTCTCATCTCGGTGATGGGTTGATGACGCCAAGAAGTCAATTTTCGATTTCTGAAAGTTACCAATCACCGGTGGGAAGTTTCTTGTCCGACCCTTACCCTCAACATCTGGCATTTTCTGCCGCAGATCTTCCTCTTAGAACAG ATCAAACGTTTAAAAGCGGAGTTGATTTTTGTGACGCTGAAAGCACAATCACCACAATGAC GGGAAGAAAATCAGTGGCGGAAAGTTTTCGAACTGCGGAATCAATTGCGATTGGTCTTTTACAAACGTTTTCTGATCAACGTCACGTGACAGAGAGAGAAGTTGATTGGTTGATTTCTGAAGACGACGTCCCGCAAAAA CTTCTTCCGCTCCCACGATCAACAGCGGTCGACCCGGATCAGGGTTTGGATGCCGGTATTCGTATCCGTGGCAACCAAACATGGGCGCCACCTCGTCCACAGATAATCTTAAAAGCGCCGATCAAGTTAAAAGTGAAACAGGCGATGATAAAGCAGAACTTTCTCTGTGCTGGATGTGGAAGTCGGGTTGAAAAGAGTCAGTCCTCGTCTTCTGAAGATATCTTCCGCTTTTTTTCAGATTTGAGCGCACTGATCCTTACTGTTACTCCTGTACGCAATATTATAATGTTTTCCTGCTATACAGATTATATGAAGCGATTCCGATACTGTGAATACACCGGGAAGTATTTTTGTACATGTTGCCACGACAACAAGCTATTCATTATACCAGCGTATATTCTTCACAAATTCGATTTTAACAA ATACAAAGTATGCAACTTTAGTTATGACTGGCTTAATAAGATCAACTGCGAGCCACTGTTTAATATTAATGACGTGAATCCAGGACTATACAGAAAGTCAAAAGTGATGGCATCGATAAAA GGACTCCGAGTGCAGCTTCTGTCActgtacaaatatttacaaacctGCCATTTTGCGAAAGCGGACGATAACTCGG GAAACCTGTTTGAAGAAGTCCAGTCGCATTTCCTACCTCACTTTTTTGAAGAAGATCCTCACATTTATTCATTGGATGATTTTATGTCCTTAAAAAGCGGACAATTGCTTGATGATTTGAAGAAAACTGTGGACCTTGCTTCAGAACATGTTGTGTCATGCCAA TCTTGCCGGATGAAAGGTTTTATCTGTGAATTTTGTGGCTGTGAAGAAATCATTTTCCCTCATCAACCGTCTACTTCAACCTGTCCCCTATGCAACGCTTGCTTTCATAAGAAGTGTTACGTCTCCTCTGCTTGTCCGAGATGTACCAGACTGGTGAAGAG GAAGCAAATGCTGCAGAAAATTTCTGAagaataa
- the LOC143445569 gene encoding run domain Beclin-1-interacting and cysteine-rich domain-containing protein-like isoform X7: MENVGKQSPHRFEEKLTCFNEFKSVVERIVSQRSCIIWSVHGGLTSVITAADLIFKHGNKSHTGVLGPVVDYWLFVRGLRWLEPTLAPDIDYLSKLPAASPGKPQFNKVKPISRPRVHFTHGQQWLEKSFKDQSLSRQFKVLLSNKSHLSEHYHDWAYLSDNTFASATLVCIRALEQNSSTLLARIPTPLLGRRRTTKQNSNPRLHRAVTSTSDITTTQTPEKIDENLPRSESDPINAAVESRTIPSNGILAERAEVMQSVNPNLSEDPLGNSPVVMGMMTSLPGCVGGNEWVSKDKEELRQKLLSPCKKKLSFDAAEDRKPLFCDSGESDCEPDDLGFLTSDISPDKTSAKTYYVTMESSIPHNLINTFTTRKLSLIPEASNSASEFKDRRSLNLPDIVTSTESARTDYLDVKEKFGENVPQVKVAQKFTHRRSKSEQIKGVKVIDEADNNLANCDDLNEVANVRIKPSSSLPSLNESPDVCYNDIVPTKAQPKSQSLMSYLRNQDLATCADIDKENAHFDFSDMLIGAIEQMKCKMRDHQTLNKTAGSSMLASRTSTPSLRLPVDETGSSYSHLGDGLMTPRSQFSISESYQSPVGSFLSDPYPQHLAFSAADLPLRTDQTFKSGVDFCDAESTITTMTGRKSVAESFRTAESIAIGLLQTFSDQRHVTEREVDWLISEDDVPQKLLPLPRSTAVDPDQGLDAGIRIRGNQTWAPPRPQIILKAPIKLKVKQAMIKQNFLCAGCGSRVEKSQSSSSEDIFRFFSDLSALILTVTPVRNIIMFSCYTDYMKRFRYCEYTGKYFCTCCHDNKLFIIPAYILHKFDFNKYKVCNFSYDWLNKINCEPLFNINDVNPGLYRKSKVMASIKGLRVQLLSLYKYLQTCHFAKADDNSGNLFEEVQSHFLPHFFEEDPHIYSLDDFMSLKSGQLLDDLKKTVDLASEHVVSCQSCRMKGFICEFCGCEEIIFPHQPSTSTCPLCNACFHKKCYVSSACPRCTRLVKRKQMLQKISEE, encoded by the exons ATGGAAAACGTGGGAAAGCAAAg TCCTCACAGATTTGAGGAAAAACTGACATGTTTTAATGAGTTTAAGTCAGTAGTGGAAAGAATAGTCAGTCAGCGTTCCTGCATTATCTGGTCAGTTCACGGTGGCTTGACTTCAGTTATAACTGCGGCTGATCTCATATTCAAGCACGGAAACAAATCCCATACT GGTGTCTTGGGGCCGGTTGTCGATTATTGGTTATTTGTGCGGGGCTTGCGTTGGTTGGAACCCACTCTTGCCCCAGATATTGATTATCTTTCTAAGTTACCAGCTGCATCCCCTGGCAAACCCCAATTCAACAAAGTAAAACCAATCAG CAGACCCCGAGTGCATTTCACCCATGGGCAGCAATGGTTAGAGAAGTCATTTAAAGACCAAAGTCTCTCTCGCCAGTTTAAAGTTCTGTTGTCAAACAAGAGCCATCTCAGTGAACACTACCATG ATTGGGCTTATTTGTCTGACAACACTTTTGCTTCTGCAACTCTGGTCTGTATTCGGGCGTTGGAACAAAATTCATCTACTTTGCTTGCAAGAATACCGACACCCCTG TTAGGAAGGCGACGCACAACGAAACAGAACAGCAACCCACGTCTTCATCGAGCAGTTACAT CAACATCTGATATtacaacaacacaaacacCTGAAAAGATTGATGAAAACCTACCCAGAAGCGAATCAGACCCAATTAATGCCGCGGTAGAATCTAGAACAATCCCCAGTAATGGGATATTGGCTGAGCGGGCTGAAGTGATGCAAAGCGTGAACCCAAATTTATCCGAAGACCCTCTCGGAAATTCTCCCGTTGTCATGGGGATGATGACATCATTACCAGGGTGTGTAGGAGGAAACGAATGGGTTTCAAAAGACAAAGAAGAACTTCGTCAAAAGTTGCTGTCACCGTGCAAGAAGAAATTATCATTTGATGCTGCGGAAGACAGAAAACCTTTGTTTTGTGACTCGGGTGAGAGCGACTGCGAACCCGATGACCTTGGTTTTCTCACGTCCGACATTTCACCTGACAAGACTTCTGCAAAgacttattacgtcacaatggagTCCAGCATACCTCACAATTTAATCAACACATTTACTACGAGAAAATTATCATTAATTCCGGAGGCTTCGAATTCAGCATCGGAATTTAAAGATCGAAGAAGTTTAAATTTGCCCGACATCGTGACTTCAACTGAATCAGCACGAACCGACTACCTGGATGTAAAGGAGAAGTTTGGTGAAAATG tgccacaggtaaaagttgcacaAAAATTTACTCACAGACGATCAAAATCGGAGCAGATAAAAGGGGTGAAAGTTATTGACG AAGCTGACAATAACTTAGCCAATTGCGATGATTTGAATGAAGTAGCAAATGTTCGCATAAAACCTTCCAGTTCTTTGCCATCTCTCAATGAAAGTCCTGATGTTTGTTACA ATGACATTGTGCCAACAAAGGCGCAGCCAAAATCACAAAGTTTAATGAGTTATTTGAGGAATCAGGATTTGGCCACCTGTGCTGATATTGACAAG GAAAATGCTCATTTCGACTTCAGTGATATGCTCATTGGTGCCATTGAGCAGATGAAATGCAAAATGCGCGACCACCAGACCTTAAACAAGACAGCAGGATCGTCCATGTTGGCTTCGAGAACTTCAACCCCAAGTCTAAGGTTGCCCGTGGACGAAACCGGTTCAAGTTATTCTCATCTCGGTGATGGGTTGATGACGCCAAGAAGTCAATTTTCGATTTCTGAAAGTTACCAATCACCGGTGGGAAGTTTCTTGTCCGACCCTTACCCTCAACATCTGGCATTTTCTGCCGCAGATCTTCCTCTTAGAACAG ATCAAACGTTTAAAAGCGGAGTTGATTTTTGTGACGCTGAAAGCACAATCACCACAATGAC GGGAAGAAAATCAGTGGCGGAAAGTTTTCGAACTGCGGAATCAATTGCGATTGGTCTTTTACAAACGTTTTCTGATCAACGTCACGTGACAGAGAGAGAAGTTGATTGGTTGATTTCTGAAGACGACGTCCCGCAAAAA CTTCTTCCGCTCCCACGATCAACAGCGGTCGACCCGGATCAGGGTTTGGATGCCGGTATTCGTATCCGTGGCAACCAAACATGGGCGCCACCTCGTCCACAGATAATCTTAAAAGCGCCGATCAAGTTAAAAGTGAAACAGGCGATGATAAAGCAGAACTTTCTCTGTGCTGGATGTGGAAGTCGGGTTGAAAAGAGTCAGTCCTCGTCTTCTGAAGATATCTTCCGCTTTTTTTCAGATTTGAGCGCACTGATCCTTACTGTTACTCCTGTACGCAATATTATAATGTTTTCCTGCTATACAGATTATATGAAGCGATTCCGATACTGTGAATACACCGGGAAGTATTTTTGTACATGTTGCCACGACAACAAGCTATTCATTATACCAGCGTATATTCTTCACAAATTCGATTTTAACAA ATACAAAGTATGCAACTTTAGTTATGACTGGCTTAATAAGATCAACTGCGAGCCACTGTTTAATATTAATGACGTGAATCCAGGACTATACAGAAAGTCAAAAGTGATGGCATCGATAAAA GGACTCCGAGTGCAGCTTCTGTCActgtacaaatatttacaaacctGCCATTTTGCGAAAGCGGACGATAACTCGG GAAACCTGTTTGAAGAAGTCCAGTCGCATTTCCTACCTCACTTTTTTGAAGAAGATCCTCACATTTATTCATTGGATGATTTTATGTCCTTAAAAAGCGGACAATTGCTTGATGATTTGAAGAAAACTGTGGACCTTGCTTCAGAACATGTTGTGTCATGCCAA TCTTGCCGGATGAAAGGTTTTATCTGTGAATTTTGTGGCTGTGAAGAAATCATTTTCCCTCATCAACCGTCTACTTCAACCTGTCCCCTATGCAACGCTTGCTTTCATAAGAAGTGTTACGTCTCCTCTGCTTGTCCGAGATGTACCAGACTGGTGAAGAG GAAGCAAATGCTGCAGAAAATTTCTGAagaataa
- the LOC143445569 gene encoding run domain Beclin-1-interacting and cysteine-rich domain-containing protein-like isoform X9, which yields MENVGKQSPHRFEEKLTCFNEFKSVVERIVSQRSCIIWSVHGGLTSVITAADLIFKHGNKSHTGVLGPVVDYWLFVRGLRWLEPTLAPDIDYLSKLPAASPGKPQFNKVKPISRPRVHFTHGQQWLEKSFKDQSLSRQFKVLLSNKSHLSEHYHDWAYLSDNTFASATLVCIRALEQNSSTLLARIPTPLLGRRRTTKQNSNPRLHRAVTLPQVKVAQKFTHRRSKSEQIKGVKVIDEEADNNLANCDDLNEVANVRIKPSSSLPSLNESPDVCYNDIVPTKAQPKSQSLMSYLRNQDLATCADIDKENAHFDFSDMLIGAIEQMKCKMRDHQTLNKTAGSSMLASRTSTPSLRLPVDETGSSYSHLGDGLMTPRSQFSISESYQSPVGSFLSDPYPQHLAFSAADLPLRTDQTFKSGVDFCDAESTITTMTGRKSVAESFRTAESIAIGLLQTFSDQRHVTEREVDWLISEDDVPQKLLPLPRSTAVDPDQGLDAGIRIRGNQTWAPPRPQIILKAPIKLKVKQAMIKQNFLCAGCGSRVEKSQSSSSEDIFRFFSDLSALILTVTPVRNIIMFSCYTDYMKRFRYCEYTGKYFCTCCHDNKLFIIPAYILHKFDFNKYKVCNFSYDWLNKINCEPLFNINDVNPGLYRKSKVMASIKGLRVQLLSLYKYLQTCHFAKADDNSGNLFEEVQSHFLPHFFEEDPHIYSLDDFMSLKSGQLLDDLKKTVDLASEHVVSCQSCRMKGFICEFCGCEEIIFPHQPSTSTCPLCNACFHKKCYVSSACPRCTRLVKRKQMLQKISEE from the exons ATGGAAAACGTGGGAAAGCAAAg TCCTCACAGATTTGAGGAAAAACTGACATGTTTTAATGAGTTTAAGTCAGTAGTGGAAAGAATAGTCAGTCAGCGTTCCTGCATTATCTGGTCAGTTCACGGTGGCTTGACTTCAGTTATAACTGCGGCTGATCTCATATTCAAGCACGGAAACAAATCCCATACT GGTGTCTTGGGGCCGGTTGTCGATTATTGGTTATTTGTGCGGGGCTTGCGTTGGTTGGAACCCACTCTTGCCCCAGATATTGATTATCTTTCTAAGTTACCAGCTGCATCCCCTGGCAAACCCCAATTCAACAAAGTAAAACCAATCAG CAGACCCCGAGTGCATTTCACCCATGGGCAGCAATGGTTAGAGAAGTCATTTAAAGACCAAAGTCTCTCTCGCCAGTTTAAAGTTCTGTTGTCAAACAAGAGCCATCTCAGTGAACACTACCATG ATTGGGCTTATTTGTCTGACAACACTTTTGCTTCTGCAACTCTGGTCTGTATTCGGGCGTTGGAACAAAATTCATCTACTTTGCTTGCAAGAATACCGACACCCCTG TTAGGAAGGCGACGCACAACGAAACAGAACAGCAACCCACGTCTTCATCGAGCAGTTACAT tgccacaggtaaaagttgcacaAAAATTTACTCACAGACGATCAAAATCGGAGCAGATAAAAGGGGTGAAAGTTATTGACG AAGAAGCTGACAATAACTTAGCCAATTGCGATGATTTGAATGAAGTAGCAAATGTTCGCATAAAACCTTCCAGTTCTTTGCCATCTCTCAATGAAAGTCCTGATGTTTGTTACA ATGACATTGTGCCAACAAAGGCGCAGCCAAAATCACAAAGTTTAATGAGTTATTTGAGGAATCAGGATTTGGCCACCTGTGCTGATATTGACAAG GAAAATGCTCATTTCGACTTCAGTGATATGCTCATTGGTGCCATTGAGCAGATGAAATGCAAAATGCGCGACCACCAGACCTTAAACAAGACAGCAGGATCGTCCATGTTGGCTTCGAGAACTTCAACCCCAAGTCTAAGGTTGCCCGTGGACGAAACCGGTTCAAGTTATTCTCATCTCGGTGATGGGTTGATGACGCCAAGAAGTCAATTTTCGATTTCTGAAAGTTACCAATCACCGGTGGGAAGTTTCTTGTCCGACCCTTACCCTCAACATCTGGCATTTTCTGCCGCAGATCTTCCTCTTAGAACAG ATCAAACGTTTAAAAGCGGAGTTGATTTTTGTGACGCTGAAAGCACAATCACCACAATGAC GGGAAGAAAATCAGTGGCGGAAAGTTTTCGAACTGCGGAATCAATTGCGATTGGTCTTTTACAAACGTTTTCTGATCAACGTCACGTGACAGAGAGAGAAGTTGATTGGTTGATTTCTGAAGACGACGTCCCGCAAAAA CTTCTTCCGCTCCCACGATCAACAGCGGTCGACCCGGATCAGGGTTTGGATGCCGGTATTCGTATCCGTGGCAACCAAACATGGGCGCCACCTCGTCCACAGATAATCTTAAAAGCGCCGATCAAGTTAAAAGTGAAACAGGCGATGATAAAGCAGAACTTTCTCTGTGCTGGATGTGGAAGTCGGGTTGAAAAGAGTCAGTCCTCGTCTTCTGAAGATATCTTCCGCTTTTTTTCAGATTTGAGCGCACTGATCCTTACTGTTACTCCTGTACGCAATATTATAATGTTTTCCTGCTATACAGATTATATGAAGCGATTCCGATACTGTGAATACACCGGGAAGTATTTTTGTACATGTTGCCACGACAACAAGCTATTCATTATACCAGCGTATATTCTTCACAAATTCGATTTTAACAA ATACAAAGTATGCAACTTTAGTTATGACTGGCTTAATAAGATCAACTGCGAGCCACTGTTTAATATTAATGACGTGAATCCAGGACTATACAGAAAGTCAAAAGTGATGGCATCGATAAAA GGACTCCGAGTGCAGCTTCTGTCActgtacaaatatttacaaacctGCCATTTTGCGAAAGCGGACGATAACTCGG GAAACCTGTTTGAAGAAGTCCAGTCGCATTTCCTACCTCACTTTTTTGAAGAAGATCCTCACATTTATTCATTGGATGATTTTATGTCCTTAAAAAGCGGACAATTGCTTGATGATTTGAAGAAAACTGTGGACCTTGCTTCAGAACATGTTGTGTCATGCCAA TCTTGCCGGATGAAAGGTTTTATCTGTGAATTTTGTGGCTGTGAAGAAATCATTTTCCCTCATCAACCGTCTACTTCAACCTGTCCCCTATGCAACGCTTGCTTTCATAAGAAGTGTTACGTCTCCTCTGCTTGTCCGAGATGTACCAGACTGGTGAAGAG GAAGCAAATGCTGCAGAAAATTTCTGAagaataa